The proteins below are encoded in one region of Acidobacteriota bacterium:
- a CDS encoding amidohydrolase family protein, with protein MKALDFHTHLAESGIWHYKDLPADPSSLIADLDAADVELAVLLPIAGRDCEEWALRTAQLSGGRILSFLPVDPLGETPQERLHRIRGADARGLKLHPRLQELRLSDPRVVSFFQQLEQEFRGVLLIDCFFTDDEPARHIQDVASFVEAVSGMTLVLAHCGAFAFRQILPLAERFKHVRVDTSFTLNLFRKHGKKDLIDELGRRLADLPAEKVLFGSDFPEYSVAESRRLLEEVMEGAGFSREERWRVLGDNARRLLWESPDA; from the coding sequence ATGAAGGCCCTCGACTTTCACACCCATCTCGCCGAGAGCGGAATCTGGCACTATAAGGACCTGCCCGCCGACCCCTCCAGCTTGATCGCCGACCTGGATGCCGCCGACGTCGAATTGGCCGTGCTGCTGCCCATCGCCGGGCGCGACTGCGAGGAATGGGCCCTGCGCACGGCTCAGCTCTCGGGCGGACGCATCCTCAGCTTCCTGCCCGTCGATCCGCTGGGGGAAACGCCCCAGGAACGTCTCCACAGGATCCGCGGCGCCGACGCCCGCGGACTCAAGCTGCATCCTCGCTTGCAGGAATTGCGCTTGAGCGATCCCCGCGTGGTGAGCTTCTTCCAGCAACTGGAGCAGGAATTCAGGGGCGTTTTGCTCATCGACTGTTTTTTCACCGATGACGAGCCTGCACGGCACATCCAAGACGTGGCGTCCTTCGTGGAGGCCGTCTCCGGCATGACGCTGGTTCTGGCTCACTGCGGCGCTTTCGCCTTTCGACAGATACTGCCGCTGGCTGAAAGATTCAAGCATGTACGGGTAGATACGTCCTTCACTCTTAACCTTTTTCGCAAGCACGGCAAAAAGGACCTGATCGACGAACTGGGCCGTCGCCTGGCCGATCTTCCGGCCGAAAAGGTGCTTTTCGGTTCCGACTTCCCCGAGTATTCGGTAGCCGAAAGCCGCCGATTGCTGGAGGAAGTCATGGAGGGAGCTGGATTCAGCCGCGAGGAGCGCTGGAGAGTGCTCGGCGACAACGCCCGGCGCTTGCTGTGGGAGAGTCCCGATGCTTGA
- a CDS encoding ATP-grasp domain-containing protein produces the protein MNSPSPSDRSLLIVGGSYEQVPLIEKAARRGWRTVVMDFDRQAPGLAIADVPALESTRDVEAAVQLARRHKVRAILTSASESAVVTVAEAARRLGLPALPPSVARQCTDKSLMKQCFLKAGLPCADFRVVMETSEARRAAHEIGFPCIVKPCDGAGSRGVLRIDSPQEVEPAFASSLQVSRLGRCLVESYLQGIEVSADLFLSGGRVEVLGIADKEKEEGGSGRANVAMNIVYPPRFPPHETAQAADLVGRAARAAGIRDGPAHVELMRTAPGRFSVLEIGARGGGFHTFSKVMPAISGVDTLEALLQLALGRPPQIAVKRRRAAVLRFLGSSGRSGRITRLTGLEQVRSLPGVLEAGFLKKEGDLVQPVSKDGDRIAYWIVVGDDRDEVLSLSGRAKSLLSVDIDEAGKDQVA, from the coding sequence ATGAATTCGCCCTCTCCCTCAGACCGCTCGCTGCTCATCGTAGGCGGTTCCTACGAGCAGGTTCCCCTCATCGAGAAAGCGGCCCGGAGAGGATGGCGCACGGTGGTGATGGACTTTGACCGCCAGGCTCCCGGACTGGCGATTGCCGACGTCCCGGCCCTTGAAAGCACCCGCGACGTGGAGGCCGCCGTCCAGTTGGCACGCCGCCACAAGGTGCGGGCCATACTCACCAGCGCCTCCGAGTCGGCCGTGGTCACGGTGGCCGAGGCGGCCCGGCGCCTTGGATTGCCGGCACTGCCTCCCTCGGTGGCCCGACAGTGCACCGACAAGTCGCTTATGAAGCAGTGCTTCCTCAAGGCCGGTCTGCCTTGTGCCGACTTCCGCGTGGTCATGGAGACATCTGAAGCCCGCAGGGCAGCCCATGAAATCGGCTTTCCCTGCATCGTCAAGCCTTGCGACGGGGCCGGAAGCCGGGGAGTCCTGCGCATCGACTCGCCCCAGGAGGTGGAGCCGGCCTTCGCCTCCTCGCTGCAAGTCTCGCGGCTGGGGCGCTGTCTGGTGGAAAGCTATCTGCAAGGCATCGAGGTCAGTGCCGACCTCTTCCTCAGCGGCGGACGCGTGGAGGTTCTGGGCATCGCCGACAAAGAAAAGGAGGAAGGCGGGAGCGGGCGCGCCAACGTGGCCATGAACATCGTCTATCCGCCCCGCTTCCCGCCCCATGAAACGGCGCAGGCCGCCGACCTGGTGGGAAGAGCGGCCCGGGCCGCAGGCATCCGGGACGGACCCGCCCATGTGGAACTCATGCGCACGGCCCCGGGCCGTTTCTCCGTGCTTGAAATCGGGGCCCGCGGCGGCGGCTTCCATACCTTCTCCAAAGTGATGCCGGCCATCAGCGGAGTCGATACGCTGGAGGCGCTGCTGCAATTGGCTCTGGGCCGCCCCCCGCAAATCGCCGTGAAGCGCCGCCGGGCCGCCGTCCTGCGCTTTTTGGGGTCCTCGGGACGCAGCGGACGCATCACCCGCTTGACGGGACTGGAGCAGGTGCGAAGTTTGCCCGGCGTCCTGGAAGCCGGGTTCCTCAAAAAGGAAGGCGACCTGGTCCAGCCGGTGAGCAAGGACGGCGACCGCATTGCCTACTGGATCGTGGTGGGAGACGATCGCGATGAGGTGCTCTCCCTCTCCGGGCGCGCCAAAAGTCTGCTTTCCGTCGACATCGACGAAGCAGGGAAGGATCAGGTGGCATGA